The Streptomyces sp. NBC_01244 genome contains a region encoding:
- a CDS encoding helix-turn-helix domain-containing protein: MAQQALRQCDDCGCWLSQYNPDGLCSACARSRIPSAPALPAVPERVWQDVDIRQAFAALDFGKASRLIRQRGSLRQEDMAQLTGLSQAFLSMLESGSRRLTNIDKIIEFVAGVGAPAELIQLPLPRSAGRPLQQPSDQSAGDLDPTLPWTAARMVAALDHAVGGDVIDRRQFLTVSGIALTAFVHHWSTAEAEPLQRATEGSQLAPELLDNLQATTDRLRIMDASAGSGTLTELGDAHLELLKRLLQKASYTEDTGRRLAAIVADTATQTGWFAFDSGRHDHAQSYLLAALRAAKVAGDDRLGAGALSYLAIHGYSTGQPRTAVTAARAAREKIKTLGTPALEAMLLTRQARGHAKLGERQAALIALGEAAELCARGRSEFDPHWLYWINEGEIHGQSGSAYLDLDDAPHAAVSFTEARKALNPADQRTNALFLSRAASAYLRKGELEAGCATAHQALDLAEQLQSARLNEHIEGMIGDLAPVRRSPYARELIDRAALVTGARS, translated from the coding sequence GTGGCCCAGCAGGCGCTGCGACAGTGCGACGACTGCGGTTGCTGGCTCAGCCAGTACAACCCGGACGGCCTCTGCTCCGCTTGCGCGCGATCTCGCATCCCTTCCGCCCCCGCGTTACCCGCCGTACCGGAGCGGGTGTGGCAAGACGTAGATATCCGACAGGCCTTTGCAGCCCTTGACTTCGGCAAGGCCAGCCGTTTGATCAGACAGCGAGGCTCGCTGCGCCAGGAGGACATGGCCCAGCTCACGGGACTGAGCCAGGCGTTCTTGTCCATGCTGGAGTCGGGCAGCCGACGCCTCACCAACATCGACAAGATCATCGAATTTGTCGCAGGCGTCGGCGCCCCTGCCGAGCTCATCCAGCTCCCGCTCCCACGGTCAGCAGGGAGACCGCTTCAGCAGCCCTCGGATCAGTCAGCCGGAGATCTCGACCCAACCCTGCCCTGGACCGCGGCCCGTATGGTGGCGGCACTGGACCATGCGGTTGGAGGCGACGTGATTGACCGCCGGCAGTTCCTTACGGTGAGCGGCATCGCGCTCACCGCCTTCGTCCACCACTGGAGCACCGCCGAGGCCGAGCCCCTTCAACGCGCCACGGAAGGAAGCCAGCTCGCCCCGGAACTGCTGGACAACCTGCAGGCGACCACCGACCGCCTGCGCATCATGGATGCCAGCGCCGGCAGCGGCACCCTCACCGAGCTCGGCGACGCGCACCTCGAACTCCTCAAACGCCTTCTGCAAAAGGCGTCATACACCGAAGACACCGGGCGACGCTTGGCCGCCATCGTCGCCGACACCGCCACCCAGACCGGCTGGTTCGCCTTCGACTCCGGACGCCACGACCACGCGCAGAGCTACCTGCTCGCCGCACTCCGCGCGGCCAAGGTCGCCGGCGACGACCGTCTCGGCGCCGGCGCCTTGTCCTACCTGGCCATCCACGGCTACTCCACCGGACAGCCACGCACTGCGGTCACCGCGGCGCGAGCCGCCCGCGAGAAGATCAAGACCTTGGGCACCCCCGCCCTGGAGGCGATGCTGCTGACCCGGCAGGCACGCGGGCACGCCAAGCTAGGCGAACGGCAGGCAGCCCTCATCGCACTTGGCGAGGCCGCCGAACTCTGCGCCCGGGGGCGCTCCGAGTTCGACCCCCACTGGCTGTACTGGATCAACGAAGGCGAGATCCACGGCCAGTCCGGCAGCGCCTATCTCGACCTGGACGATGCGCCCCACGCCGCCGTCAGCTTCACCGAGGCACGCAAGGCCCTCAACCCGGCAGACCAGCGCACCAACGCCCTGTTCCTCTCCCGTGCAGCGTCCGCCTACCTCCGGAAAGGCGAACTCGAAGCAGGCTGCGCCACGGCACACCAGGCGCTCGACCTTGCCGAACAGCTCCAATCGGCCCGTCTCAACGAGCACATCGAGGGAATGATCGGCGACCTCGCCCCGGTCCGACGGAGCCCGTACGCTCGGGAGCTGATCGACCGTGCCGCTCTCGTGACGGGTGCAAGGAGCTGA
- a CDS encoding HAD family hydrolase, which produces MTQAQQVLVLWDIDRTLLYVGDIDRQVYRETFAEVVGRPAEHLPARGTGVTMPLAIRSLLIDNGVPEGEVDGLLPRMVDLLPVHLATHAEDLRTQGVLMPGAAAALRAVHDHPGLIATAVTGNLKPNAVLKLAAFDLEGLLDTEIGGFASDDHHRPALVAIAQKRAQAKYGTVFTRSNTVIIGDSLEDVRTGLEGGAPVIGIASGKTTAAELTEAGADLVLDSLADVARVLEGIAALTTTSGQP; this is translated from the coding sequence GTGACCCAGGCCCAGCAGGTCCTCGTGCTGTGGGACATCGACCGTACGCTGCTGTACGTCGGCGACATCGATCGGCAGGTCTATCGCGAGACCTTCGCCGAGGTCGTCGGCCGTCCCGCCGAACACCTGCCGGCCCGCGGCACTGGCGTGACCATGCCGCTGGCGATCCGATCGCTCCTGATCGACAACGGAGTGCCGGAAGGCGAAGTCGATGGTCTGCTGCCGCGGATGGTGGATCTCCTGCCGGTCCACCTCGCTACACATGCAGAGGACCTGCGTACACAGGGCGTCCTCATGCCAGGAGCGGCCGCTGCGCTGCGTGCGGTGCACGATCATCCTGGCTTGATTGCGACCGCCGTGACCGGGAACCTCAAGCCGAACGCCGTGCTCAAGCTCGCAGCCTTCGACCTTGAAGGTCTCCTCGACACCGAGATCGGCGGCTTCGCCTCCGACGACCACCACCGGCCGGCACTCGTGGCCATCGCTCAGAAGCGCGCCCAGGCCAAGTACGGCACGGTCTTCACCCGCTCGAACACAGTGATCATCGGGGACTCGCTGGAGGATGTCCGCACCGGCCTCGAGGGCGGCGCCCCCGTCATTGGTATCGCATCGGGCAAGACCACGGCCGCCGAACTTACTGAGGCTGGTGCTGACCTCGTACTCGATTCCCTCGCGGACGTGGCACGGGTTCTGGAGGGCATCGCCGCGCTGACGACGACGAGCGGGCAGCCTTAA
- a CDS encoding GNAT family N-acetyltransferase: MNINSTEASPSATVQVRRFRNDDSVEQLTLLLHRAYADHAAAGRVFFASYQNPQDTQHRLSKGECWVAMNGNALVGTVTVSAPHTNPAGYPAPAGGGSFWQLAVEPSQRGTGLGQRLLALAESRIAALGSTQVVIDTSSQATDLVDWYRRRGYAPIGTWRWDVTNYDSIVLMKNLPTTTSS; encoded by the coding sequence ATGAACATCAACTCGACGGAAGCGAGTCCGTCTGCAACCGTGCAAGTCAGGCGTTTCCGCAACGATGATTCGGTAGAGCAGCTGACTCTCCTGCTCCATCGCGCCTACGCAGACCACGCCGCTGCCGGGCGAGTCTTCTTCGCCTCCTACCAAAATCCGCAGGACACACAGCACCGCCTGAGCAAAGGCGAGTGCTGGGTCGCGATGAACGGGAACGCACTGGTCGGCACCGTCACCGTGTCAGCCCCTCACACCAATCCGGCTGGATACCCGGCGCCCGCAGGAGGGGGCTCGTTCTGGCAACTGGCTGTCGAGCCATCGCAAAGAGGCACTGGCCTCGGACAGCGACTGCTGGCCCTGGCAGAGTCACGTATCGCTGCTCTCGGATCGACACAGGTCGTCATCGATACCTCTTCACAGGCAACAGACCTCGTCGACTGGTACCGCCGGCGCGGCTACGCGCCTATCGGCACTTGGCGGTGGGACGTCACCAACTACGACAGCATCGTCCTCATGAAGAACCTCCCGACGACAACTTCTTCATGA
- a CDS encoding SAM-dependent methyltransferase, with protein sequence MAQSLEIKPIGIVVGGRTEPTDDHWGGPAIIRLDPTFPADVVNGLEGFSHLVVVWHFHKASPADVALHARSPRNNPAWPPTGTFVHRNHRRPNQLAQSFPRLVKVEGLDLHVVDLDAVEGTPVYDVAPYFREMGPRGEVREPSWPAEMLADYWE encoded by the coding sequence ATGGCGCAGTCGCTGGAGATCAAGCCGATCGGTATCGTAGTCGGAGGCCGCACGGAACCTACGGACGATCACTGGGGCGGTCCTGCGATCATCCGACTGGACCCGACCTTTCCGGCCGACGTAGTCAACGGCCTGGAGGGCTTCTCGCATCTGGTCGTCGTGTGGCACTTCCACAAAGCGTCGCCGGCCGATGTCGCTCTCCACGCACGCAGCCCCCGTAACAACCCGGCCTGGCCGCCTACCGGAACCTTCGTCCACCGCAACCACCGCCGGCCGAACCAGCTCGCCCAGTCCTTCCCCCGGCTTGTGAAGGTCGAAGGTCTGGACCTCCACGTCGTAGACCTCGACGCGGTCGAGGGCACGCCTGTCTACGACGTAGCGCCCTACTTCCGGGAGATGGGACCGCGCGGCGAGGTGCGGGAGCCGAGCTGGCCGGCCGAGATGCTTGCGGACTACTGGGAATGA
- the serS gene encoding serine--tRNA ligase: MLNLELLRSDPEGVKAGLLKRMDSVDLSPILEADQSRRALAMRVEKARSELKKQSKAIGALRASGADTAAQQESTAGLADEISQLQAELNQVEQSLQQLMMELPNIPDAQVPVGGKEMNEVVHTWGEAPELGPDALDHVELCTRLGLVDFARGVKLGGSGHWLYRGQGAALEWALLDYFSREHYQAGYEFMLPPHLLTEESGFAAGQFPKFYDDVFHLVPDGGGRGSFLLPTSETAILNTYRDEIIPDSSLPMKVFAYTPCYRKESGGYRTEERGTIRGHQFNKVEMFQFVAPEDADAAFEEMLRRTESLVENLGLHYRTSRLASRDVSATMRKTFDVEIWIPSLGTYKEVSSVSWAGDYQARRANIRYRPKGAKGTALVHTLNASGLATSRLLPAIVEQNQQPDGSIVVPKPLRHWLGTDVIRPKA, encoded by the coding sequence ATGCTCAACCTGGAACTGCTCAGGTCAGACCCTGAAGGCGTGAAAGCCGGCCTCCTGAAGCGGATGGACTCAGTGGACTTGAGTCCGATCCTGGAGGCGGACCAGTCTCGCCGGGCTCTGGCCATGCGCGTCGAGAAGGCCAGGAGCGAGCTCAAGAAGCAGTCCAAGGCGATCGGGGCCCTCAGGGCATCCGGGGCCGACACTGCGGCGCAGCAGGAGTCGACGGCCGGGCTCGCCGACGAGATTTCGCAGCTACAGGCTGAACTCAATCAGGTGGAGCAGTCCCTGCAGCAGCTGATGATGGAACTGCCCAACATCCCTGATGCGCAGGTTCCCGTCGGCGGCAAGGAGATGAACGAGGTCGTCCACACTTGGGGTGAAGCCCCGGAGCTCGGTCCTGACGCGCTGGACCACGTGGAGCTCTGTACGCGCCTTGGCCTGGTTGACTTCGCGCGCGGCGTGAAACTGGGGGGATCTGGCCACTGGCTGTATCGGGGGCAGGGCGCGGCGCTTGAGTGGGCGCTCCTGGACTACTTCTCGCGGGAGCACTACCAGGCCGGATACGAGTTCATGCTCCCGCCGCACCTCCTGACCGAGGAAAGCGGTTTCGCCGCCGGGCAGTTCCCGAAGTTCTACGACGACGTGTTCCACCTGGTTCCGGACGGCGGAGGGCGCGGATCGTTCCTGCTGCCCACCTCGGAAACCGCGATTCTGAACACCTATCGGGATGAGATCATCCCCGACTCCAGCCTGCCGATGAAGGTGTTCGCCTACACGCCGTGCTACCGCAAGGAATCGGGCGGCTACCGCACGGAAGAGCGCGGTACGATTCGCGGTCACCAGTTCAACAAGGTGGAGATGTTCCAGTTCGTTGCACCCGAGGACGCGGACGCGGCCTTCGAGGAGATGCTCCGCCGGACGGAGTCGCTGGTCGAAAACTTGGGACTTCACTACCGGACCTCACGACTCGCCTCCCGCGACGTCAGCGCAACCATGCGCAAAACGTTCGACGTCGAGATCTGGATTCCCAGCCTGGGGACGTATAAGGAAGTGTCCTCGGTCTCCTGGGCGGGTGACTACCAGGCGCGTCGGGCGAACATCCGCTACCGGCCCAAGGGCGCCAAGGGTACGGCGCTTGTCCACACGCTCAACGCCTCCGGCCTGGCCACCAGTCGCCTGCTGCCCGCGATCGTCGAGCAGAACCAGCAGCCCGACGGCTCCATCGTGGTGCCGAAGCCGCTCCGCCACTGGCTCGGCACGGACGTGATCCGGCCGAAGGCCTGA
- a CDS encoding alpha/beta hydrolase family protein has translation MATPTSYGEIVVVDPADGTERILTAHGDMALPGVALYPPVEHRFTVPDGTVVQGWVVRDPVAARPGPLLLDIHGGPHTAWNGIADGARLYQQVLAARGWTVLLVNPRGSDGYGERFYSQVVGGWGRADAGDLLYAVDELVRDGAADPGRLAVAGYSYGGYQTCFITGRDRRFAAAVASAAISDLVSWTRTSDIGPMTAEQELGGAPETAPDQYAASNPMSHVSAVRTPTLLLHGAEDIRCPADQARQWFDALRAQHVPTRLVLYPGESHTFIFEGRPSHRMDWNLRIVDWLERYAASPAQP, from the coding sequence GTGGCGACTCCTACGTCCTACGGTGAGATCGTCGTGGTCGATCCGGCCGATGGCACCGAGCGGATCCTGACCGCCCACGGTGACATGGCCCTGCCTGGCGTCGCGCTGTACCCACCGGTGGAGCACAGATTTACAGTGCCGGACGGGACGGTCGTCCAGGGCTGGGTCGTACGTGACCCGGTGGCAGCCCGTCCCGGGCCGCTCCTCCTCGATATCCACGGCGGGCCTCACACTGCCTGGAACGGCATCGCCGATGGCGCACGCCTGTACCAGCAGGTTCTGGCCGCACGCGGATGGACCGTGCTCCTCGTCAACCCGCGCGGCAGCGACGGCTACGGGGAGCGCTTCTACTCCCAGGTGGTCGGCGGCTGGGGGCGGGCCGATGCGGGAGACTTGCTGTACGCCGTGGACGAGCTGGTGCGGGACGGAGCCGCGGACCCCGGCCGCCTCGCCGTCGCGGGGTACAGCTACGGCGGATACCAGACATGTTTCATCACCGGTCGCGACCGGCGATTCGCCGCCGCGGTCGCCAGCGCAGCGATCAGCGACCTGGTGAGTTGGACCCGCACTTCGGACATCGGCCCGATGACCGCTGAGCAGGAACTCGGCGGCGCCCCGGAGACCGCGCCCGACCAGTACGCGGCTTCGAATCCGATGTCACATGTGAGCGCCGTCCGCACCCCGACCCTGCTGCTCCACGGGGCCGAGGACATTCGCTGCCCCGCCGACCAGGCCCGTCAATGGTTCGACGCCCTCCGTGCGCAGCACGTACCCACCCGGCTGGTGCTGTACCCCGGCGAGTCGCACACCTTCATCTTCGAGGGGCGCCCGTCCCACCGGATGGACTGGAATCTGCGCATCGTGGACTGGCTCGAGAGGTACGCCGCTTCCCCGGCCCAGCCCTAG
- a CDS encoding dipeptidase → MREIGDLLRTAPLLDGHNDLLWELREQVACDFDRIDLRERVPSLHTDLPRLRAGAVGAQFWSVYVPSAPPEVAVPMTLEQIDACHTMLRRYPQHLRLALTAADVTTTTDEGRIASFIGMEGGHSIGSSLGVLRMMYALGVRYMTLTHNNNAPWADSATDTPVHDGLSELGERVVREMNRLGMLVDLSHVAVSTMRDALRVTRAPVIFSHSSARALCDHPRNVPDDVLTQLRTNGGVCMVTFAPGFVSQEIADVWLAHNAEEARLRAAYPDAPAEVARHISAWQDSHPFRPANVAQVADHIDHIREVAGIAHLGIGGDYDGVPFLPAGLEDVSCYPRLFEELRRRKYSDDEMLQVAGRNLIRVLCEAEEVSDTDASAG, encoded by the coding sequence ATGAGGGAAATTGGTGATCTTCTCCGGACGGCTCCGCTCCTGGACGGGCACAACGATCTGCTGTGGGAACTGCGCGAGCAGGTGGCGTGCGACTTCGACCGCATCGACCTCAGGGAGCGCGTGCCCTCCCTGCACACCGACCTCCCCCGGCTGCGTGCCGGAGCCGTAGGCGCGCAGTTCTGGTCCGTGTACGTCCCTTCGGCCCCGCCCGAAGTGGCGGTCCCCATGACGCTGGAGCAGATCGACGCGTGCCACACCATGCTGCGGCGGTACCCGCAGCATCTGAGGCTTGCCCTCACTGCCGCCGATGTCACCACCACGACCGACGAGGGGCGGATCGCCTCTTTCATCGGCATGGAAGGCGGCCACTCGATCGGCAGTTCCCTGGGCGTGCTGAGGATGATGTACGCACTCGGTGTCCGCTACATGACCCTGACGCACAACAACAATGCCCCATGGGCCGATTCCGCGACCGATACCCCCGTACACGACGGGCTGTCCGAGCTGGGTGAGCGTGTCGTCCGGGAGATGAACCGCCTCGGCATGCTCGTGGACTTGTCACATGTCGCGGTGTCGACCATGCGCGACGCGCTGAGGGTGACCCGCGCTCCCGTGATCTTCAGCCACTCCTCGGCGAGGGCCCTCTGCGACCATCCCCGCAACGTCCCCGACGACGTGCTGACGCAGCTGCGCACGAACGGCGGGGTGTGCATGGTGACCTTCGCTCCCGGCTTCGTCTCCCAGGAGATCGCCGACGTATGGCTGGCACACAATGCCGAGGAGGCCCGGCTACGTGCCGCTTACCCGGACGCGCCCGCGGAAGTGGCCCGGCACATCTCCGCATGGCAGGACTCCCACCCGTTCAGGCCGGCCAACGTGGCCCAGGTCGCGGATCACATCGATCACATAAGAGAGGTCGCCGGAATCGCGCACCTGGGGATCGGCGGGGACTACGACGGTGTGCCGTTCCTGCCCGCCGGCCTGGAGGACGTCTCCTGCTATCCGCGGCTCTTCGAAGAGCTCCGCCGCCGGAAGTACAGCGACGACGAGATGTTGCAAGTGGCCGGGCGCAATCTGATCAGAGTGCTGTGCGAGGCCGAGGAGGTCTCCGATACGGACGCGTCTGCAGGCTAG
- the serS gene encoding serine--tRNA ligase has protein sequence MSALRRPVRQPLLARSAGQRRHHVLDSRTLLKDPALVAGRLVARGVDAAAVDRTVAALTRSRDALRRLEEARSQTRQRSTQLARTVREAALDSEALRSELKSERERVSLLEQAHQHAEEEYRSLMLALPNLPAAGTPSGLEEAQNVVLRESGPPVSQSGRANQHWDTATALNWWDPGRAAKMSGAGFPVLRGDGARLLRSLISFGLDLHRPTYEELLLPQFVREEAMFGSGHLPKFGDGVYRMADGDLYAVPTGEVPMTALHRDELFAEADLPHLSMLHTACFRKEAGSAGADARGMQRLHEYHQIELSRIVTPETSEEHFRALLADSERALQLLQLPYRVLDVCSGRLPFAAARAYRLDVYALGLRRWLPVSTVALFTDFQARRSRIRTRTAAGNVFVHTLNASAVAASRLWAVLIENCREDDGTIHLPACLHPYMGKERALIGTETGAR, from the coding sequence ATGTCGGCGCTGCGTCGACCAGTCCGTCAACCCCTGCTAGCTCGCTCCGCAGGACAACGGAGGCATCACGTGCTCGACTCCAGAACGCTGCTCAAGGATCCCGCGCTTGTCGCCGGCCGGCTCGTCGCACGTGGAGTGGACGCGGCGGCTGTCGATCGCACGGTGGCAGCGCTCACCCGCTCACGGGACGCGCTGCGCCGGCTGGAAGAGGCCCGCAGCCAGACCCGGCAGCGCAGTACACAGCTAGCGCGCACTGTGCGGGAAGCCGCCCTCGACAGCGAGGCGCTGCGATCGGAGCTGAAGAGCGAACGCGAGCGGGTCAGCCTGCTGGAGCAGGCTCACCAGCACGCCGAAGAAGAGTACCGCTCCTTGATGCTGGCTCTGCCCAACCTCCCGGCGGCCGGCACGCCGTCCGGTCTGGAGGAGGCGCAGAACGTGGTGCTGCGCGAGAGCGGACCACCAGTTTCGCAGTCGGGACGGGCGAACCAACACTGGGACACCGCCACGGCCCTCAACTGGTGGGACCCCGGCAGGGCCGCGAAGATGAGCGGTGCCGGCTTCCCGGTCCTGCGGGGCGATGGGGCCCGGTTGCTGCGCTCCCTCATTTCCTTCGGTCTCGATCTGCACCGGCCGACGTACGAGGAGCTGCTCCTTCCGCAGTTCGTCCGGGAGGAGGCAATGTTCGGGTCGGGCCATCTACCCAAGTTCGGGGACGGCGTCTACCGCATGGCCGACGGCGACCTGTACGCCGTACCTACGGGCGAAGTGCCCATGACCGCCCTGCACCGGGACGAGCTGTTCGCCGAGGCAGATCTGCCTCATCTGTCGATGCTGCACACCGCCTGCTTCCGAAAGGAGGCCGGGAGCGCGGGGGCCGACGCGAGAGGAATGCAGCGCCTCCACGAATACCATCAGATCGAACTCTCGCGGATCGTCACACCCGAGACCTCCGAGGAGCATTTTCGTGCCCTTCTGGCCGATTCGGAACGGGCGCTACAGCTGCTGCAGCTGCCCTACCGGGTGCTGGACGTCTGCTCGGGGCGCCTTCCGTTCGCCGCCGCCCGCGCCTACAGGCTGGACGTATATGCGCTGGGTCTGCGGCGCTGGCTACCCGTCTCGACGGTGGCCCTCTTCACCGACTTCCAGGCCCGGCGAAGCCGGATCAGAACCCGTACTGCGGCTGGAAATGTCTTCGTACACACGCTGAACGCGTCGGCGGTCGCCGCGTCACGGCTGTGGGCCGTACTCATAGAGAACTGCCGCGAGGACGATGGCACGATCCACCTCCCAGCGTGCCTGCACCCGTACATGGGAAAGGAACGGGCGTTGATCGGGACGGAGACAGGGGCGCGATGA
- a CDS encoding radical SAM protein produces the protein MHLETTRERTADMVSKLSKLMLWMNSGCNARCRMCDIWREKPGRNLTVADIARWAPEWREVGIDTVVLCGESLMHPDVWPVVAEIRKQHIRVELLSNGLLLSRHARDVATHCDVLRVSLDGPRAVHDRMRNVSRAYDRLQSGIAALHEAFPAFPVDARCAVHRQNYRHLSATVDAAKELGVRSISFSGTDIHNEEAFRRFETIDQNYVENLVIGPGELPELERSLTLLKNGHAADFASGFISDTPERLDELLLTYYRSLSGKEERAIQCNAPWTSVILEYEGTLRPCFPMPAYESRPEGSTLLEVINSPSALAFRRKLDVTTNPTCRRCVDQSVNPC, from the coding sequence ATGCATCTGGAGACGACACGGGAGCGCACTGCGGACATGGTGTCGAAGCTCTCGAAACTGATGCTGTGGATGAACAGCGGCTGCAACGCGCGCTGTCGTATGTGCGACATCTGGCGGGAGAAGCCCGGCCGGAACCTCACCGTGGCCGATATCGCTCGGTGGGCGCCCGAATGGCGCGAGGTGGGGATCGACACGGTCGTCCTGTGCGGCGAGTCGCTGATGCACCCGGACGTCTGGCCGGTGGTCGCCGAGATCAGGAAGCAGCACATTCGAGTCGAACTTCTCAGCAACGGACTGCTGCTGAGCCGTCACGCGCGCGACGTCGCGACCCACTGCGACGTCCTGCGGGTGAGTCTGGACGGACCTCGCGCCGTTCACGACCGGATGCGAAACGTGTCCCGCGCTTACGACCGGCTCCAGTCAGGCATCGCCGCCCTGCACGAGGCGTTTCCCGCCTTTCCCGTCGACGCGAGGTGCGCCGTACACCGCCAGAACTACCGCCATCTGTCGGCGACCGTCGATGCGGCCAAGGAGCTGGGCGTCCGCAGTATCAGCTTCTCCGGGACCGACATCCACAACGAGGAGGCCTTCCGCCGGTTCGAGACCATCGATCAGAACTACGTCGAGAATCTGGTCATCGGTCCTGGGGAACTACCGGAACTGGAGCGCTCCTTGACGCTGCTCAAGAACGGCCACGCTGCGGATTTCGCCTCCGGTTTCATCAGCGACACCCCTGAGCGGTTGGACGAGCTCCTGCTCACCTACTACCGGAGCCTCAGCGGCAAAGAAGAGCGCGCCATCCAATGCAACGCCCCCTGGACGTCGGTGATTCTCGAGTACGAAGGGACTCTCCGGCCGTGCTTCCCCATGCCGGCATACGAGAGCCGCCCCGAGGGGAGCACTCTGTTGGAAGTGATCAACTCGCCGTCCGCACTGGCCTTCCGGCGGAAACTCGACGTCACGACCAACCCGACATGTCGGCGCTGCGTCGACCAGTCCGTCAACCCCTGCTAG
- a CDS encoding 1-aminocyclopropane-1-carboxylate deaminase/D-cysteine desulfhydrase, translated as MSHKRIGDVFPDLRLPSPRTPGRVPTPLDEREDISRDLGVRVRLKREDLIDDLAGGHKARKLAYVAGEAIARGADVLVTGGSVPSGQCVSVAAAARELGMDSHLVYCGDSQRRPARPQGSYLLALLLAHRVTWHELTPWDRIDELLAEAAAKEAAQGRVPYVIPPGLHTWPGILGSIDLGLELAAQLSLTPEGAEGAHVVAPAGSGTTTLGLSIAARLLDLRWTVHGMCIGGSPEQVRAAIAALRDDAVHRTGDKRLLEASVVVHDAPLGDGYDLPTDAELGEMRTLLMRYRLPFDPNYMVKTFGGLRDALRSGTIPRAAHVVLVHTGGNLGIHGDSPRLQDWYQRHLGAGLAPDHG; from the coding sequence ATGAGTCACAAGCGGATCGGCGACGTCTTTCCGGACCTGCGGCTGCCGTCTCCGCGCACGCCTGGCCGGGTTCCCACCCCACTCGACGAACGGGAGGACATATCTCGGGATTTGGGTGTTCGTGTCCGCCTCAAACGTGAAGACCTCATCGACGACCTGGCTGGCGGGCACAAGGCGAGGAAGCTGGCCTACGTCGCCGGGGAGGCCATCGCGCGCGGCGCGGACGTCCTGGTGACCGGCGGCAGCGTGCCGTCGGGCCAGTGTGTGTCCGTCGCCGCTGCGGCCCGCGAACTGGGCATGGACTCCCACCTCGTCTACTGCGGGGACAGCCAGCGCCGCCCGGCCCGGCCCCAGGGCAGCTACCTGCTCGCACTCCTGCTCGCACACCGGGTGACCTGGCACGAACTCACCCCGTGGGACCGCATTGACGAGCTGCTGGCCGAAGCGGCGGCAAAGGAGGCCGCCCAGGGCCGGGTTCCCTACGTCATCCCTCCCGGGCTGCACACCTGGCCGGGCATCCTGGGCAGCATCGACCTCGGCCTGGAACTGGCCGCGCAGCTGTCACTGACTCCGGAAGGCGCCGAGGGGGCCCACGTCGTCGCTCCGGCCGGATCCGGAACGACAACTCTGGGCCTGAGTATCGCGGCGCGCCTGCTCGACCTGCGCTGGACGGTCCACGGCATGTGCATCGGTGGGTCCCCGGAACAGGTGCGTGCCGCCATCGCCGCCCTCCGTGACGACGCCGTCCACCGCACCGGCGACAAACGGCTCCTGGAAGCGTCCGTCGTCGTCCACGACGCACCGCTAGGTGACGGCTATGACCTCCCCACCGATGCAGAACTAGGCGAGATGCGCACCCTGTTGATGCGCTACCGCCTCCCGTTCGATCCCAACTACATGGTGAAGACCTTCGGAGGTCTTCGAGACGCACTGCGCTCAGGAACCATTCCGCGCGCCGCCCACGTGGTACTCGTGCACACCGGCGGCAACCTTGGCATCCACGGTGACAGCCCGCGGCTTCAGGACTGGTACCAGCGACATCTTGGGGCCGGCCTGGCCCCGGACCACGGCTGA